A window of Natrinema versiforme contains these coding sequences:
- a CDS encoding SHOCT domain-containing protein, translating to MDAIEKSDRERDADTPVTRLRENATGIASLLVTAFWLGAMFTGQSWWLAALLVGYVAVVPLVAILFGDEEDQREWADDYVGTDESETVSEPETTATDSGTTARDALETLRERYAAGELTDEQFERKLERLLDTETLEGAQEWARGRERDRDRDRDRDDDRERDEDRDLEYER from the coding sequence ATGGATGCGATCGAGAAGTCCGATCGCGAGCGCGACGCGGATACCCCGGTAACCCGCCTTCGTGAGAACGCGACCGGAATCGCGTCGCTGCTCGTGACGGCGTTTTGGCTCGGTGCGATGTTCACGGGCCAGTCGTGGTGGCTCGCGGCGTTGCTCGTCGGCTACGTCGCCGTCGTGCCGTTAGTTGCGATCCTGTTCGGCGACGAGGAGGATCAGCGAGAATGGGCCGACGACTACGTGGGCACGGACGAATCGGAGACGGTTTCGGAACCAGAGACGACGGCGACCGACTCCGGGACTACTGCGCGTGACGCCCTCGAGACCCTTCGCGAACGCTACGCCGCCGGCGAGTTGACCGACGAACAGTTCGAGCGTAAACTCGAGCGACTACTGGATACGGAGACGCTCGAGGGGGCACAGGAGTGGGCTCGAGGGCGGGAGCGTGATCGGGATCGAGATCGGGACCGGGACGATGACCGAGAGCGGGACGAAGATCGAGACCTCGAGTACGAACGCTGA
- the mnhG gene encoding monovalent cation/H(+) antiporter subunit G, with protein MIQTAVIIALIVVGVFFLTVGTVGLLRLPNVYNRMHATSKPTTLGTAAIFLAGFVEFGPGSEGLTALIGIVFLFLTVPTGAHMIARAAERIGIPFLGSVTWPDPSAVERPDRAERSDEAEPTDD; from the coding sequence ATGATCCAGACCGCCGTCATCATCGCGCTGATCGTCGTCGGCGTCTTCTTCCTGACCGTCGGCACGGTCGGCCTGTTGCGCCTGCCGAACGTCTACAACCGGATGCACGCCACGAGCAAGCCGACGACGCTCGGGACCGCCGCGATCTTCCTCGCCGGCTTCGTCGAGTTCGGCCCCGGTTCCGAGGGCCTGACCGCGCTCATCGGGATCGTCTTCCTCTTCCTGACGGTGCCAACCGGCGCGCACATGATCGCCCGCGCCGCCGAGCGGATCGGGATCCCCTTCCTCGGGAGCGTCACGTGGCCCGACCCGTCGGCGGTCGAGCGCCCCGACCGCGCCGAGCGATCGGACGAGGCCGAACCGACCGACGACTGA
- a CDS encoding sodium:proton antiporter — protein MTAVVLAAAVGALFALGTFLLLRRDLVRVVWGLAIISQAANVYLLAMGGIAPATTDSVPVLAGHGDHVPQTADPLVQALVLTAIVIGFGMTAFALVLSYRVYEEHDTLDVSELGDRER, from the coding sequence ATGACTGCGGTCGTCCTCGCGGCCGCGGTCGGCGCGCTCTTCGCCCTCGGCACCTTCCTGCTCCTGCGGCGGGATCTGGTCCGGGTCGTCTGGGGGCTGGCGATCATCAGTCAGGCCGCGAACGTCTACCTGCTGGCGATGGGCGGCATCGCGCCGGCGACCACCGATTCGGTGCCGGTCCTCGCGGGCCATGGCGACCACGTTCCGCAGACCGCCGATCCGCTGGTGCAGGCGCTCGTGTTGACCGCCATCGTCATCGGCTTCGGGATGACCGCGTTCGCGCTCGTCCTGTCGTATCGGGTCTACGAGGAACACGACACGCTCGACGTTTCGGAACTCGGTGATCGCGAACGATGA
- a CDS encoding complex I subunit 5 family protein: protein MTAPPVGTESQLVIAPMLVVLVAAVGSLLLGRRPRARAAVSLAGGAAYAVAVAAIDWYIVLAPDAPGIATYQVGDWAAPFGITLVADGLSAFMLTMVAILGVCSLVFSTRHLPGGEGRSYYFPLFHFLALGVTGAFLTGDLFNLFVWFEVMLMASYVFVAYSGGPQHTRAAFWYVSLNLLASAVFLLGVGGIYATTGTLNMADLAQRLADPAAYGLDPVPVVGLLGLLLSVFAIKAGLVPFQFWIPTAYRAAPPQITALLAGATKKVGIYAIIRLSFTVFAGAEVAVDLSVPLLGVTIAGDSPLPFVGAALFVMATASILLGGIGAVGRDSMEGVFAYSSIGQVGFIAIPVAIAATTASPDLRRFAIIAALVFALNHTLAKGLLFLAVGTVRAATGTTRLDDLGGLARRSPPLAIAVFVASLALVGIPPLSGFFGKFLVFDAAARAENGPAIVLLLAGSLLTIAYATRMWNRSFWGARTPAVEVATVDSVQVTVLVVLATAIVAVGVGFEPVYEFARTAAEAALDTESYVDAVDPQAADDLLGSSGGEH, encoded by the coding sequence ATGACCGCACCGCCCGTCGGCACGGAATCACAGCTCGTGATCGCGCCGATGCTGGTCGTGCTGGTCGCGGCCGTCGGCTCGCTCCTGCTCGGCCGTCGACCCCGGGCTCGAGCGGCGGTGAGCCTCGCCGGCGGCGCGGCCTACGCGGTGGCGGTGGCCGCGATCGACTGGTACATCGTCCTCGCGCCGGACGCGCCGGGGATCGCGACCTATCAGGTCGGCGACTGGGCGGCCCCCTTCGGTATCACGCTCGTGGCCGACGGACTGTCGGCGTTCATGCTGACCATGGTCGCGATTCTCGGCGTCTGCTCGCTGGTCTTCTCGACCAGACACCTCCCCGGCGGTGAGGGGCGCAGCTACTACTTCCCGCTCTTTCACTTCCTCGCGCTGGGGGTCACCGGCGCGTTCCTCACCGGCGACCTCTTCAACCTCTTCGTCTGGTTCGAGGTGATGCTGATGGCCAGTTACGTCTTCGTCGCCTACAGCGGCGGCCCCCAGCACACCCGCGCCGCGTTCTGGTACGTCTCGCTCAACCTGCTCGCCAGCGCCGTCTTCCTGCTCGGCGTCGGTGGCATCTACGCGACGACCGGCACGCTCAACATGGCCGATCTGGCCCAGCGCCTCGCCGACCCGGCGGCCTACGGCCTCGATCCCGTGCCTGTCGTCGGCCTGCTCGGCCTGCTCCTGTCGGTGTTCGCGATCAAGGCCGGGCTGGTCCCCTTCCAGTTCTGGATCCCGACCGCCTACCGGGCCGCGCCGCCACAGATCACCGCCCTGCTGGCCGGCGCGACCAAAAAGGTCGGGATCTACGCCATCATCCGGCTCTCCTTTACCGTCTTCGCCGGCGCGGAGGTCGCCGTCGATCTCTCGGTTCCGCTTCTGGGCGTGACGATCGCGGGTGACTCGCCGCTACCGTTCGTCGGCGCGGCGCTGTTCGTCATGGCCACCGCCAGCATCCTCCTCGGCGGCATCGGTGCCGTCGGCCGCGACTCCATGGAGGGCGTCTTCGCCTACTCGAGCATCGGACAGGTCGGGTTCATCGCGATCCCGGTCGCGATCGCGGCGACGACGGCCAGCCCGGACCTGCGCCGGTTCGCCATCATCGCCGCGTTGGTGTTCGCGCTCAACCACACGCTGGCGAAGGGACTGCTCTTCCTCGCGGTCGGCACGGTCAGAGCCGCGACGGGGACGACCCGCCTCGACGATCTCGGCGGGCTCGCACGCCGGTCGCCGCCGTTGGCGATCGCCGTATTCGTCGCCTCGCTCGCGCTCGTCGGCATCCCGCCGCTCTCGGGCTTTTTCGGCAAGTTCCTCGTCTTCGACGCCGCCGCTCGAGCGGAGAACGGCCCCGCGATCGTCCTCCTGCTCGCCGGGTCGCTGCTGACCATCGCCTACGCGACCCGCATGTGGAATCGGAGCTTCTGGGGTGCTCGGACCCCCGCCGTGGAGGTGGCGACGGTCGATTCCGTGCAGGTGACCGTCCTCGTCGTCCTCGCGACGGCGATCGTCGCGGTCGGCGTCGGCTTCGAGCCCGTCTACGAGTTCGCGCGAACGGCCGCGGAGGCGGCACTCGACACCGAGAGCTACGTCGACGCCGTCGATCCGCAGGCCGCCGACGATCTGCTCGGCTCGAGCGGGGGTGAGCACTGA
- a CDS encoding tRNA uridine(34) 5-carboxymethylaminomethyl modification radical SAM/GNAT enzyme Elp3: MSTETPEPTETEAFERVCETLVERILAGDVERDEVEKAKLEACSEHSAPKVPKNSELLDYAPEEHREDLETVLQRKPVRTASGVSPVAIMTSPERCPHGKCLYCPGGPDSEFSSSQSYTGEEPAAARGVQNDYDPYGQVTLRLEQLRQIGHPVDKVELILMGGTMTARSHDYQEWFVKRALEAMNDYDVDKEPEPAQGVSFAEDPEEYEFKYLEDVIAENETADIRNIGTTFETKPDWCDPEQIDRMLDLGGTKVEVGVQTTYERVNRDMHRGHGAQASIEANQRLRDSAFKVGFHMMPGQPGMSKEMCLEDFRRLFEQEQWKPDYLKIYPTLVVRGTATYDWWHKDEYEPLSNDEAADLVAEIKDMIPRYTRLQRVQRDIPADFIDAGVWKSNLRQLARKRMDDHGWTCDCIRCREAGMHDEEPDDIELDVMTYEACGGTEHFISFEDFEKDLLVGFCRLRFPNDPVRPELENTALVRELHVYGSEVTMGDEGETDQHQHQGYGRRLMEQAEALAADAGYDKVSVISGIGAREYYRNKLGYHQDGPYVSKRL, translated from the coding sequence GTGAGTACCGAGACGCCAGAACCGACCGAAACCGAAGCGTTCGAGCGGGTCTGTGAGACGCTCGTCGAGCGGATTCTCGCCGGCGACGTCGAGCGCGACGAGGTCGAAAAAGCCAAGCTCGAGGCCTGTTCGGAACACTCGGCACCCAAGGTGCCCAAGAACTCCGAACTGCTGGACTACGCGCCCGAGGAGCACCGCGAGGACCTAGAGACCGTGCTCCAGCGCAAACCGGTCCGGACGGCCTCCGGCGTCTCGCCGGTCGCGATCATGACCTCGCCCGAGCGGTGTCCCCACGGCAAGTGTCTCTACTGTCCCGGCGGCCCCGACTCCGAGTTCTCCTCGTCACAAAGCTACACGGGCGAAGAGCCCGCCGCGGCCCGCGGGGTCCAGAACGACTACGATCCCTACGGGCAGGTCACGCTGCGACTCGAGCAACTGCGCCAGATCGGCCACCCCGTCGACAAGGTCGAACTGATCCTGATGGGCGGGACGATGACCGCTCGCAGCCACGACTATCAGGAATGGTTCGTCAAGCGCGCCCTCGAGGCGATGAACGACTACGACGTCGACAAGGAGCCCGAACCGGCACAGGGAGTCAGCTTCGCCGAGGATCCCGAGGAGTACGAGTTCAAATACCTCGAGGATGTCATCGCGGAAAACGAGACGGCGGACATCCGCAACATCGGGACGACCTTCGAGACGAAGCCCGACTGGTGTGACCCCGAGCAGATCGACCGGATGCTCGACCTCGGCGGGACGAAAGTCGAGGTCGGGGTCCAGACGACCTACGAGCGGGTCAACCGCGACATGCACCGCGGTCACGGTGCTCAGGCGTCGATCGAGGCCAACCAGCGGCTGCGGGACTCGGCCTTTAAGGTCGGCTTCCACATGATGCCCGGCCAGCCCGGCATGAGCAAGGAGATGTGTCTCGAGGACTTCCGCCGGCTCTTCGAACAGGAGCAGTGGAAGCCCGATTACCTGAAGATCTACCCGACGCTCGTAGTGCGGGGCACCGCGACCTACGACTGGTGGCACAAAGACGAGTACGAACCGCTCTCGAACGACGAGGCCGCCGATCTGGTCGCGGAGATCAAGGACATGATCCCCCGGTACACCCGCCTCCAGCGCGTCCAGCGGGACATCCCGGCGGACTTCATCGACGCCGGCGTCTGGAAGTCGAACCTCCGGCAACTCGCTCGCAAGCGCATGGACGACCACGGCTGGACGTGTGACTGCATCCGCTGTCGCGAGGCCGGGATGCACGACGAGGAACCCGACGACATCGAACTCGACGTGATGACCTACGAGGCGTGTGGCGGCACCGAGCACTTCATCTCGTTCGAGGACTTCGAAAAGGACCTGCTGGTCGGCTTCTGCCGGCTCCGGTTCCCAAACGACCCCGTCCGTCCGGAACTCGAGAACACGGCGCTCGTCCGCGAACTGCACGTCTACGGGTCGGAGGTCACAATGGGTGACGAAGGCGAAACGGACCAACACCAGCATCAGGGCTACGGCCGCCGGCTGATGGAACAGGCCGAGGCCCTCGCCGCCGACGCCGGCTACGACAAGGTCAGCGTTATCTCCGGTATCGGCGCTCGAGAGTACTACCGGAACAAACTCGGCTACCATCAGGACGGCCCGTACGTCAGCAAGCGCCTATGA
- a CDS encoding MnhB domain-containing protein: protein MTTVIMRTTARAIVPIILVVSISLYFEGHNLPGGGFIGGVLTVTAFAIIYMAFGLDFLERGVLGRDVDPGKEHSRDRVVVAYRRLFAYGFAIAVASGLGPLLFGEPFLTQAFVMLEGVPVYDHLEVASALAFDFGVYCVVVGGLLTILSVVGAE, encoded by the coding sequence ATGACGACCGTCATCATGCGCACGACCGCTCGGGCGATCGTCCCGATCATCCTCGTCGTCTCGATTTCGCTGTACTTCGAGGGACACAACCTCCCCGGCGGCGGGTTCATCGGCGGGGTCCTCACGGTGACGGCCTTCGCGATCATCTACATGGCCTTCGGGCTGGACTTCCTCGAGCGGGGCGTCCTCGGTCGCGACGTCGACCCCGGCAAGGAGCACTCGCGGGACCGGGTCGTCGTGGCCTACCGCCGGCTGTTCGCCTACGGCTTCGCGATCGCGGTCGCCAGCGGGCTCGGACCGCTCCTGTTCGGCGAGCCGTTCCTCACGCAGGCGTTCGTCATGCTCGAGGGGGTGCCGGTCTACGACCACCTCGAGGTCGCGAGCGCGCTGGCATTCGATTTCGGCGTCTACTGCGTGGTCGTCGGTGGATTGCTCACGATCCTCTCGGTGGTGGGAGCCGAATGA
- a CDS encoding ZIP family metal transporter has protein sequence MSPFGEVVFVAAIAGCTTGIGALPLLFSDRVSHRVYDGSLGLAAGIMVGAAVFALVLPGLELGSPLEVVVGIVAGGGFLLAANAAFPHLHLLFSEERAEGPRTGSGPAGDLPSAAEESDTDSVRDDDLRRAALVGGAVTIHNVPEGLAVGIAFASGETALGVAIATAIAVQNVPDGFAMAVPAVRAGVSGPKTLLYTTLSGGVPEPIAAAVGFSLVAFVSGLFPVAAGFAAGAMIAVVFRELIPSSHGHGYADTATATFVLGFATMLLVDTVLAV, from the coding sequence ATGTCACCCTTCGGTGAAGTCGTCTTCGTCGCCGCGATCGCGGGCTGTACGACCGGGATCGGGGCGCTGCCGCTCCTGTTTTCCGACCGGGTGAGTCACCGCGTCTACGACGGCTCGCTCGGACTCGCCGCGGGCATCATGGTCGGCGCTGCCGTCTTCGCGCTCGTTCTCCCCGGCCTCGAGCTCGGCTCCCCGCTCGAGGTCGTCGTCGGAATCGTCGCCGGCGGCGGGTTCCTGCTCGCGGCCAACGCCGCGTTTCCGCATCTGCACCTCCTGTTCAGCGAGGAACGCGCCGAAGGCCCGAGAACGGGATCCGGTCCCGCCGGCGACTTGCCGTCGGCCGCGGAGGAGTCCGACACTGATTCCGTCCGCGACGACGACCTGCGCCGAGCCGCACTGGTCGGCGGCGCCGTCACCATCCACAACGTCCCCGAAGGGCTGGCGGTCGGCATCGCGTTCGCCAGCGGCGAGACGGCGCTGGGAGTCGCCATCGCGACGGCGATCGCCGTCCAGAACGTCCCCGACGGGTTCGCGATGGCGGTCCCTGCGGTCCGGGCGGGCGTCTCCGGCCCCAAGACCCTCCTCTACACCACCCTCTCGGGCGGCGTTCCGGAACCGATCGCCGCGGCCGTCGGCTTCTCGCTGGTCGCGTTCGTCTCCGGGCTGTTCCCCGTCGCCGCCGGCTTCGCCGCTGGCGCGATGATCGCCGTCGTCTTCCGCGAACTCATCCCCTCGAGCCACGGTCACGGCTACGCCGACACCGCGACGGCGACCTTCGTCCTCGGGTTCGCGACCATGCTACTCGTCGACACTGTCCTCGCAGTCTGA
- the mbhE gene encoding hydrogen gas-evolving membrane-bound hydrogenase subunit E: MSPDLAIVVAAVALPFIAAALTPLFFRVLGEGTGFAGSLVALSSFGLLASQYGDEGTVALEWIPSLDIALRFHVDGWALLFALLACGIGTLIFTYSPAYMHGESGLVRFYAALLAFMGSIVGVALAADLIAIFLFWELTSLCSFVLIGHYTADDSSQYAARMAMLITVGGGLFLLVGLLLLSIVAGDVVGPASAFDLAAMLEQPDAMAAALRDRGLFLPVLGLLAIGAGTKSAQVPLHFWLPNAMAAPTPVSAFLHSATMVKVGVYFIGRIRPMLVGPEWLFLFATLGLTTMTVCAIMAVASTDIKELLAYSTASHLGLMVAGFGFTSVYGAETGVFHLLNHALFKAALFLVAGIVAHEAGTREIDKLGGLRRDLPVTAAITAVVALSMAGIPPFNGFYSKELLFEAAVEASHHHDIGLLGWLYPAVAVFGSIFTVLYSLKFLSLFFGDRPDDLGHVHRPPVTLLIPPAVLALLAAVVSVDPELAVDAIVQSGLEATAVDPHEMHVDIPTSYSPAVGMSAVTIGVGILAFPAYGRLHDGIRAIPRAVPPIGANWWYDTIVDGLSDEGRAFAEYVHNGLLRTYATWTLAATCTLALAGFVAAGAIAPTEFGLEVTLAIGLVLLVAVIGGLAVVVSESHIAGVLTLSILGFMVAIFYILASAPDLALTQLVVETLVLVIFLLVIEEIPESYEVEVGRSVRDAVLSVAVGATAFVTVLVTTSARPDGPTDIARYYAEQAVPEGGGTNIVNVTLVDFRGFDTLGELAVVALASISILTLIVMRGRGDGYETDARGDDATPGEESPADDSRSDEPTGTRSDSPASGGGDE; encoded by the coding sequence ATGTCTCCCGACCTGGCGATCGTCGTCGCCGCGGTCGCGCTGCCGTTTATCGCCGCAGCACTGACGCCGCTGTTCTTTCGCGTCCTCGGAGAGGGAACGGGATTCGCCGGGAGCCTCGTCGCGCTGTCGTCGTTCGGGCTCCTCGCCAGCCAGTACGGTGACGAGGGGACCGTCGCGCTCGAGTGGATCCCCTCGCTGGATATCGCGCTCCGATTTCACGTGGACGGCTGGGCGCTGTTGTTCGCGCTGCTGGCGTGTGGTATCGGGACGCTCATCTTCACCTACTCGCCCGCGTACATGCACGGCGAATCGGGGCTGGTCAGGTTCTACGCTGCCCTGCTCGCCTTTATGGGCTCGATCGTCGGCGTCGCGCTCGCCGCCGACCTGATCGCGATCTTCCTCTTCTGGGAACTCACGAGCCTCTGTTCGTTCGTCCTGATCGGTCACTACACCGCCGACGACTCCTCGCAGTACGCCGCCCGCATGGCCATGCTTATCACCGTCGGCGGCGGGCTCTTCCTGCTCGTCGGCCTCCTCTTGCTGTCGATCGTCGCCGGCGACGTGGTCGGCCCCGCCTCGGCGTTCGATCTGGCCGCGATGCTGGAACAGCCCGACGCGATGGCGGCGGCCCTTCGGGATCGGGGGCTGTTCCTCCCGGTCTTAGGGCTGCTCGCGATCGGCGCGGGGACGAAGTCCGCGCAGGTCCCGCTTCATTTCTGGCTGCCGAACGCGATGGCGGCCCCGACGCCCGTCTCGGCGTTTCTCCATTCGGCCACGATGGTCAAAGTCGGCGTCTACTTCATCGGCCGCATCCGCCCGATGCTCGTCGGCCCCGAGTGGCTGTTCCTCTTCGCGACGCTCGGCCTGACGACGATGACCGTCTGTGCGATCATGGCCGTCGCGTCGACGGACATCAAGGAACTGCTCGCCTACTCGACGGCGAGCCACCTCGGACTGATGGTCGCCGGCTTCGGCTTCACCTCCGTCTACGGGGCCGAAACCGGCGTCTTCCACCTGCTGAATCACGCCCTGTTCAAGGCCGCGCTGTTCCTCGTCGCCGGCATCGTTGCCCACGAGGCCGGGACCCGTGAGATCGACAAGCTCGGCGGACTCCGGCGCGACCTGCCGGTGACGGCGGCGATCACCGCGGTCGTCGCACTCAGCATGGCCGGGATTCCGCCGTTCAACGGCTTCTACTCGAAGGAACTGCTCTTCGAGGCCGCCGTCGAGGCGAGCCACCACCACGACATCGGGCTGTTGGGCTGGCTCTACCCCGCCGTCGCCGTCTTCGGCAGCATCTTCACCGTCCTCTACTCGCTGAAGTTCCTTTCCCTGTTCTTCGGCGATCGACCCGACGACCTCGGGCACGTCCACCGGCCGCCCGTTACCCTGCTCATCCCGCCAGCCGTGCTGGCGCTGCTCGCCGCCGTCGTCAGCGTCGACCCCGAACTCGCCGTCGACGCCATCGTTCAGTCCGGCCTCGAGGCAACGGCGGTCGACCCCCACGAGATGCACGTCGACATCCCGACATCGTACTCGCCCGCGGTGGGGATGAGCGCGGTCACGATCGGCGTCGGGATCCTCGCGTTCCCGGCCTACGGCCGGCTTCACGACGGCATCCGCGCGATCCCGCGGGCGGTGCCGCCGATCGGCGCGAACTGGTGGTACGATACGATCGTCGACGGCCTCAGCGACGAGGGACGAGCGTTCGCCGAGTACGTTCACAACGGCCTCCTGCGGACCTACGCCACGTGGACCCTCGCGGCGACCTGTACGCTCGCGCTCGCCGGCTTCGTCGCGGCGGGGGCCATCGCGCCGACCGAGTTCGGCCTCGAGGTCACGCTCGCGATCGGGCTCGTGTTGCTCGTCGCGGTGATCGGTGGCTTGGCCGTCGTGGTCTCCGAATCCCACATCGCGGGCGTCCTCACCCTTTCGATCCTGGGCTTCATGGTCGCCATCTTCTACATCCTCGCGAGCGCGCCTGACCTCGCGTTGACCCAGCTCGTGGTCGAAACGCTCGTGCTCGTGATCTTCCTGCTCGTCATCGAAGAGATCCCCGAGTCCTACGAGGTCGAGGTCGGTCGGAGCGTCCGCGACGCCGTCCTCTCCGTCGCCGTCGGCGCGACCGCGTTCGTCACGGTACTGGTCACGACGAGTGCGCGCCCCGACGGACCGACCGACATCGCCCGCTACTACGCCGAGCAGGCGGTGCCGGAGGGCGGCGGGACCAACATCGTCAACGTGACCCTCGTCGACTTCCGCGGCTTCGATACGCTCGGCGAACTCGCCGTGGTCGCGCTCGCCTCGATTTCGATCCTCACGCTGATCGTTATGCGCGGCCGCGGCGACGGCTACGAGACCGACGCTCGAGGCGACGACGCCACCCCCGGCGAGGAGTCCCCTGCGGACGACTCGAGAAGCGACGAACCGACCGGAACACGGAGCGATAGCCCAGCCTCCGGAGGTGGAGACGAATGA
- a CDS encoding sodium:proton antiporter — MAFEVFQLYDLLLILIGVAVLGIAILPRFIAELPMTDPLFYILFGFILFSLPLGIPAPDPLAQGHMTERLTEIGVIIALMTVGLKIDRPPGLRSWESAWRLLGITMPLTIGLAALVGWWVGLAIPTAMLLGAVIAPTDPVLASEVQVEGPGGSTEEEPKEGAAGREDEVRYALSAESGLNDGFAFPFTNLAIAMALVGVAPANWIGEWILVDVLFRIVVGVGGGLVFGYLLARLVFIKPVEDPLPKAMLGLEALGGTFAVYGLIEFLGGYGFIGVFIAATVLRDYERRHAFYEPMHDLSEKSEQLLQITIMTLFGGAIAGGLLAPLTLELFLAAVAIVFIVRPVSGIVGLLGFDRSWSERLAISFFGLRGIGTFYYLAYGLNQAPFADPDVIWALAGTTILISGIVLGISATPIIEKTLGEESPELGETIGEEGSS; from the coding sequence ATGGCCTTCGAAGTCTTCCAGTTGTACGATCTATTGCTTATACTCATTGGGGTTGCCGTCCTCGGAATAGCGATTCTACCGCGGTTTATCGCGGAATTGCCAATGACAGATCCGCTCTTCTACATCCTGTTCGGGTTCATACTCTTCTCGTTGCCCCTCGGCATACCTGCACCCGACCCGCTTGCGCAGGGCCACATGACTGAACGACTGACTGAAATCGGCGTCATCATCGCGCTGATGACTGTCGGCTTGAAAATTGATCGACCGCCTGGACTACGATCGTGGGAGAGCGCATGGCGACTGCTCGGGATCACGATGCCGCTGACCATCGGTCTGGCGGCGCTCGTCGGCTGGTGGGTCGGACTTGCGATTCCGACCGCGATGCTTCTCGGCGCCGTGATCGCGCCGACTGATCCCGTGCTCGCCTCGGAAGTACAGGTCGAAGGGCCAGGAGGAAGCACCGAAGAGGAACCGAAAGAAGGTGCGGCTGGCAGAGAGGACGAAGTTCGCTACGCGCTCTCAGCCGAGTCGGGGCTCAATGACGGGTTTGCATTCCCGTTCACGAACCTGGCGATCGCAATGGCACTCGTCGGCGTTGCCCCCGCCAACTGGATCGGCGAGTGGATACTCGTTGACGTACTATTCAGAATCGTCGTTGGAGTCGGCGGCGGACTGGTCTTCGGCTACCTGCTGGCGAGATTGGTGTTCATCAAGCCGGTCGAGGACCCCCTCCCGAAGGCAATGCTTGGGCTCGAGGCGCTGGGCGGGACCTTCGCCGTCTACGGACTGATTGAGTTCCTCGGCGGATACGGCTTCATCGGCGTCTTCATCGCCGCGACGGTACTTCGGGACTATGAACGTCGCCACGCGTTCTACGAACCGATGCATGACCTCTCCGAGAAGTCCGAACAGTTGCTCCAGATCACGATCATGACGCTCTTCGGCGGCGCGATCGCTGGCGGGTTGCTGGCACCGCTGACACTCGAGCTGTTCCTCGCCGCAGTGGCGATCGTGTTCATCGTTCGGCCTGTCTCGGGGATCGTGGGCTTGCTCGGCTTCGACCGAAGCTGGAGTGAACGATTGGCGATTTCGTTCTTCGGATTGCGCGGAATCGGGACGTTTTACTACCTCGCATACGGCCTCAATCAGGCACCCTTCGCAGATCCAGACGTTATCTGGGCACTCGCTGGAACCACAATTCTGATCTCAGGCATTGTGCTTGGAATCTCAGCAACACCGATCATTGAAAAGACCCTTGGAGAAGAAAGTCCAGAACTTGGAGAAACGATTGGAGAAGAAGGTTCGAGTTGA
- a CDS encoding Na+/H+ antiporter subunit E: MRVRTWPVVGVIFAVLWVFVRGMPLTPISLVRGLLAGLLVGLPVAFVFRRLYGKYVDLGRGVRALPYAGLYLGAFVWELLRANLDVAYRVLSPGMPIEPEVILVPLRVESDIAITVIANSITITPGTVTLDYDDETNALYVHGVNGRDPEAIAEPIRTWEDYALELFNEDASPADPPPAIVVSGGERDSTTGRQRGGDDDD; encoded by the coding sequence ATGCGAGTGCGCACGTGGCCGGTCGTCGGCGTCATATTCGCCGTCCTGTGGGTGTTCGTCCGCGGCATGCCGCTCACGCCGATCTCACTCGTCCGGGGCCTGCTCGCGGGGCTGCTCGTCGGTCTGCCGGTCGCGTTCGTCTTCCGGCGGCTGTACGGCAAGTACGTCGACCTCGGTCGCGGAGTCCGGGCGCTTCCCTACGCCGGGCTCTACCTCGGCGCGTTCGTCTGGGAACTCCTGCGGGCCAACCTCGACGTCGCCTACCGCGTGCTCTCGCCGGGCATGCCGATCGAGCCCGAAGTGATCCTCGTGCCGCTCCGGGTCGAGTCCGATATCGCGATCACCGTCATCGCGAACAGCATCACGATCACGCCCGGGACGGTGACGCTGGACTACGACGACGAGACGAACGCGCTGTACGTCCACGGCGTCAACGGCCGCGATCCCGAGGCGATCGCCGAACCGATCCGTACGTGGGAGGACTACGCCCTCGAGCTGTTCAACGAGGACGCCTCGCCCGCGGACCCGCCGCCGGCAATCGTCGTCTCCGGCGGGGAAAGAGACAGTACCACGGGCCGCCAACGCGGAGGTGACGACGATGACTGA
- a CDS encoding monovalent cation/H+ antiporter complex subunit F yields MTESDPAVLETAIRAALVLVSGLCVLCGYRVIRGPTNPDRVVALDAIATNVVAIAVLFALLTDRGLFITVSLVLAIIGFIATVAVAKFVTEGEVIE; encoded by the coding sequence ATGACTGAGAGCGATCCCGCCGTCCTCGAGACGGCGATCCGGGCCGCGTTGGTTCTCGTCAGCGGACTCTGTGTCCTCTGTGGCTACCGCGTGATCCGCGGCCCGACGAACCCCGACCGCGTGGTCGCGCTGGACGCCATCGCCACGAACGTCGTCGCGATCGCGGTCCTGTTCGCGCTCCTGACCGATCGGGGCCTGTTCATCACGGTGAGCCTCGTGCTCGCGATCATCGGCTTCATCGCGACCGTCGCCGTCGCCAAGTTCGTCACCGAGGGCGAGGTGATCGAATGA